GGACCATCTGGTGACACTGCCGGAACAGGCGCTGAAGTTCCCCACCGCGATGAGCCACCTGGGTGCGCCGGGGGCCTACCCCGAACCCGCGCCGGAGTGGGACATCATGCCGCGCTCGGTCGCGCCGATGGCCAGGGTGATCACCTCCGCGGGCGACATGGTGCGGTTCGCCCGCCTGCACCTGGACGGTGGTCGTGCCCCCGACGGCACCGCGCTGCTGTCCGCGCAAGCCGTTGCGGCGATGCAGGATCAGGTGGTGGATGTGCCGGACAAGTGGTCGGTCAGCGCGGACGGGTGGGGTCTGGGCTGGACCCTGTACGACTGGGACGGCATCAAAGGATTCGGCCACGACGGTGCCGCGATCGGCCAGTACGCGTACCTGCGGGTCGTCCCCGAGGCCGGGGTGGCGGTCGCGCTGCTCACCAATGGCGGTGGCGCCCGCCAGCTTTACGCGGCGCTGTTCCGTGAGCTGCTCGGCGATCTGGCCGGGGTGCGGGTGCCGGAAGCATTCGGCCCGGCCGACCCGCCGGTGCAGGCGGACATCGCGCCGTTCGTCGGCACCTACCGGCGAGCCGGTGTCGTGATCACGGTCAGCAAGCGCGCCGACGGATCCGCGCACATGCTCTACGAATTCGTCGACGACATGAAGGACATGTCCCCGCCCCTGAGCATGGACCTCACCCCCGTCTCGCCCACCGTCTTCGCCGCCTCCGGCGCCGGCCCCTCCTTCAGCGAGGACTACATGCCCGTCGTCTTCAGCACCCTCACCGACGGCACCGAAGCCTGCTACGTAGGCATGCGCGCCACCCCCAAACTCCCCACCCCCTGAACGCAGGGCGTCGGATCGGGAGTGGAGGTCCGTCGGTAATGTCGGTGGGGTGGCACGTCAGACGGTGAGTCCGGCCGAGTTGCGGTCGGCGGTGGATGCGGTGAGCGAATGGTTGCGGGATGAATCGGCGACAGCGCCTGCGCGCACCGAACTCGCCGCGGCGGTCCGCGCGACGGCCCGCACACTGGCCGCTTCGGCACCCGGCCACTCGGTGGAGGT
This genomic stretch from Nocardia brasiliensis ATCC 700358 harbors:
- a CDS encoding serine hydrolase domain-containing protein, whose translation is MSNTVNRGVEGGRKLDGDAFPLAHWQQRLDELRVTHHVPGAALAVLVDGEIHEIASGVLHRGTGVPVTTDAVFLCGSVAKVYTATMIVRLADAGKLDLDARVIEVLPEFATPDAEATQQITVRQLLSHTGGVTNDFNFDGGRGDDCLARYVTAAREVALDCKPGTAMSYGSLGYVVLGRIIEVITGTTFDQALQDLIATPLGLDHLVTLPEQALKFPTAMSHLGAPGAYPEPAPEWDIMPRSVAPMARVITSAGDMVRFARLHLDGGRAPDGTALLSAQAVAAMQDQVVDVPDKWSVSADGWGLGWTLYDWDGIKGFGHDGAAIGQYAYLRVVPEAGVAVALLTNGGGARQLYAALFRELLGDLAGVRVPEAFGPADPPVQADIAPFVGTYRRAGVVITVSKRADGSAHMLYEFVDDMKDMSPPLSMDLTPVSPTVFAASGAGPSFSEDYMPVVFSTLTDGTEACYVGMRATPKLPTP